Proteins encoded together in one Quercus lobata isolate SW786 chromosome 3, ValleyOak3.0 Primary Assembly, whole genome shotgun sequence window:
- the LOC115981549 gene encoding DELLA protein GAIP, giving the protein MKRELDPHQNHNLQPLPDSSVTGSSSTGKAKMCWEEEVQQQQQDGGMDELLAVLGYQVRASDMAEVAQKLELLEDLMGNAQGDGLSHLATETVHYNPSDLSTWLQSMLTELNPLDPLVPPHPHHQPPPTTLDDSFLGESSNITSIDFTTTTTSTSNNNNSQNQNKPTQVFDESSSSDYDLKAIPGKALYSQPQIRPQTQTQIESPSSREHKRLKPSIESNSEILPGSSIFSALNLPTTESTRPVVLIDSQENGIRLVHALMACAEAVQQTNLTLAEALVKQIGFLAVSQAGAMRKVATYFAEALARRIYGLYPQNPLNQSLFDVLQTHFYETCPYLKFAHFTANQAILEAFEGKKRVHVIDFSMNQGMQWPALMQALALRPGGAPAFRLTGIGPPAPDDSDHLQEVGWKLAQLAETIHVEFEYRGFVANSLADLDASMLELRPSEVEAVAVNSVFELHKLLARPGAIEKVLSVVKQMKPEIVTVVEQEANHNGPVFLDRFTESLHYYSTMFDSLEGSVNSEDKVMSEVYLGKQICNVVACEGVDRVERHETLTQWRTRMGSAGFAPVHLGSNAFKQASMLLALFAGGEGYRVEENNGSLMLGWHTRPLIATSAWQLAHNTRAGSVVTQ; this is encoded by the coding sequence ATGAAAAGAGAGCTTGACCCTCATCAAAATCATAATCTCCAACCCTTGCCTGACTCGTCCGTGACTGGCAGCTCAAGTACTGGAAAAGCCAAGATGTGTTGGGAAGAGGaagtacaacaacaacaacaagatgGTGGCATGGACGAGCTTTTAGCTGTGTTGGGTTACCAAGTTCGAGCTTCAGACATGGCCGAGGTCGCCCAGAAGCTCGAATTGCTCGAGGATTTGATGGGAAATGCTCAAGGTGATGGCCTCTCTCATCTCGCTACTGAGACTGTACACTACAACCCTTCTGATCTCTCCACCTGGCTCCAAAGCATGCTCACAGAGCTCAACCCACTCGATCCATTGGTCCCTCCTCACCCCCACCACCAACCCCCACCCACTACTCTCGACGATTCCTTCTTAGGTGAGTCCTCCAATATCACCTCCATCGatttcaccaccaccaccaccagcacaAGCAACAATAATAATAGTCAGAATCAGAATAAGCCCACCCAAGTTTTTGACGAATCCTCCTCTTCTGATTACGATCTCAAAGCTATTCCAGGTAAAGCTCTGTACAGTCAACCCCAAATTCgaccccaaacccaaacccaaatcgaATCTCCGTCCTCTAGAGAACACAAGCGTTTAAAACCCTCAATCGAGTCAAACTCGGAGATTCTCCCGGGCTCTTCTATATTCTCAGCGCTAAACTTACCCACCACCGAGTCCACTCGCCCGGTAGTCCTCATTGACTCGCAAGAAAACGGAATTCGACTCGTCCACGCTCTAATGGCTTGCGCCGAAGCCGTACAGCAAACCAATCTAACCTTAGCGGAAGCCTTGGTAAAACAGATCGGGTTTTTAGCCGTTTCTCAAGCCGGCGCGATGCGAAAGGTCGCCACGTATTTCGCCGAGGCCCTAGCTCGTCGAATCTACGGGTTGTACCCACAGAACCCATTGAACCAGTCGCTATTCGATGTTCTTCAGACTCACTTCTACGAAACCTGCCCTTACCTCAAATTCGCTCACTTCACCGCCAACCAAGCCATTCTAGAAGCGTTCGAAGGCAAGAAACGAGTCCACGTCATCGATTTTTCTATGAATCAGGGGATGCAGTGGCCAGCACTCATGCAAGCGCTCGCTCTTAGACCCGGCGGCGCACCCGCTTTTCGATTAACGGGTATCGGGCCACCCGCACCCGACGATTCGGATCATTTACAGGAAGTGGGTTGGAAGCTTGCCCAATTGGCCGAAACTATTCATGTCGAGTTTGAGTACAGAGGGTTTGTTGCCAACAGTCTCGCCGATCTCGACGCGTCGATGTTGGAACTCAGGCCGAGTGAGGTCGAGGCAGTGGCGGTTAACTCGGTGTTCGAGTTGCACAAGCTTTTGGCCCGACCCGGAGCGATCGAGAAAGTGTTGTCAGTGGTTAAGCAGATGAAGCCGGAAATCGTGACCGTAGTTGAGCAGGAAGCGAACCATAACGGGCCGGTTTTCTTGGACCGGTTCACTGAGTCGTTGCATTACTACTCGACCATGTTTGACTCGTTGGAAGGATCGGTGAACAGTGAGGATAAGGTGATGTCCGAGGTGTACTTGGGGAAACAGATATGCAACGTGGTGGCGTGTGAAGGCGTGGACCGAGTCGAGAGGCACGAAACGTTGACTCAGTGGAGAACTCGGATGGGATCGGCCGGTTTTGCACCGGTTCACCTTGGGTCGAACGCGTTCAAGCAAGCGAGTATGTTGTTGGCTTTGTTTGCAGGTGGGGAAGGGTACAGAGTAGAAGAGAATAACGGGTCTCTGATGTTGGGTTGGCATACTCGACCTCTCATAGCTACATCGGCATGGCAACTCGCCCACAACACCAGAGCTGGGTCTGTTGTGACGCAGTGA